From Ptychodera flava strain L36383 chromosome 3 unlocalized genomic scaffold, AS_Pfla_20210202 Scaffold_26__1_contigs__length_13983176_pilon, whole genome shotgun sequence, one genomic window encodes:
- the LOC139125867 gene encoding uncharacterized protein PF3D7_1120000-like yields the protein MKPKKAWPYVGNIHGKQFAELLKEYVSEFSSSGGVLNIRSIGSRVVETLLNDVHEKAFDKYTSKMDGFLKSVLPCPNHEVVYKHKTCLDRAMQYFNVKSKYIKDSDSLSIYRKKLLERIAVYSDNGLTCVGGHLKTSLASNVKQSDAFCKKIVDDLFKEKLKPLMDSCEEDDTGKSIDVESAINDVETEYKKRARGPQIWHVYKTELAEKITIFTDALLKSDTTEASAKSNISQREVANSKEEVKDQENVEELMRSLKIEKEKIMHLSWKDDIVEQKKGIANDREEGIAAILSQVNQLLKSHPGLANELQILIAQLKEESKTKEKELMKKHECTD from the exons ATGAAACCAAAGAAAGCCTGGCCTTACGTCGGTAACATCCATGGTAAAC AATTCGCCGAGCTACTCAAAGAATATGTGTCAGAGTTCTCGTCGTCTGGTGGCGTCCTCAACATTCGCTCCATTGGTTCTAGGGTTGTAGAAACCCTTCTAAACGACGTTCATGAGAAGGCGTTTGATAAGTACACCAGTAAAATGGACGGGTTTCTCAAGTCCGTTCTTCCTTGCCCAAACCACGAAGTCGTCTACAAACACAAGACGTGTCTTGACCGGGCGATGCAATACTTCAACGTCAAGTCTAAGTACATAAAGGATTCTGATAGCCTGAGTATATACAGGAAGAAATTGTTG GAAAGGATTGCTGTCTACAGTGACAACGGACTTACGTGTGTCGGTGGACATTTGAAGACATCACTAGCGTCTAATGTTAAGCAATCAGATGCGTTTTGCAAAAAGATTGTCGATGATCTCTTTAAAGAGAAACTCAAGCCTTTGATGGATTCTTGCGAGGAAGATGATACTGGAAAATCCATAGACGTTGAATCTGCGATCAACGATGTAGAAACAGAATACAAAAAGCGTGCGCGAGGTCCACAAATATGGCACGTTTACAAAACAGAGTTGGCGGAG aaaataacGATTTTTACTGATGCCTTATTGAAATCTGACACGACTGAAGCAAGTgcaaaatcaaacatttcacaAAGGGAAGTAGCGAATTCAAAGGAAGAAGTAAAG GATCAAGAAAATGTGGAAGAACTGATGCGAAGCTTAAAgatagagaaagagaaaataatg CATTTGAGTTGGAAGGACGACATCGTCGAACAAAAGAAGGGGATAGCCAATGATCGTGAAGAAGGCATAGCCGCCATCCTCTCCCAGGTCAATCAACTGCTTAAAAGTCATCCCGGTCTTGCAAACGAGTTGCAGATCCTCATTGCCCAGTTGAAGgaagaaagcaaaacaaaggAGAAAGAGCTGATGAAGAAACATGAATGCACAGATTAA